One region of uncultured Methanolobus sp. genomic DNA includes:
- a CDS encoding reverse transcriptase domain-containing protein produces the protein MHDRAMQALHALALDPIAETTADKCSFGFRQNRSTHDACELSFKCLSKKHSAQWVLEGDIKGCFDNINHDWLLANIPMDKSILKQFLKAGFVYNRHLNPSKAGTPQGGIISPILANMTLDGIENAIAAKYHTNMKGTINKRYNLHKVNFVRYADDFIVTADSEEVAKDVAELITSFLKEKGLELSTEKTLVSHIDDGFDFLGWNFRKYKGKLLIKPSRKSIDKITKNINDVIKKGKAWSQESLIRKLNPIITGWAVYHQTVVSKDVFSKLDYRLWNMLWTWAKRRHPDKSHWWIANRYWHRVGSRNWVFSTGSYELKHVPDTKIIRHPGIKRDKNPYLDKEYFEWRREYLRIRRKDNYPKPKNFELIGTGSNVVSYYIY, from the coding sequence ATGCACGATAGAGCAATGCAGGCGTTACATGCTCTTGCACTAGACCCAATTGCAGAAACAACAGCAGACAAGTGTTCTTTTGGCTTCCGTCAGAACAGGAGTACTCATGATGCTTGTGAACTATCTTTTAAGTGCCTGAGCAAGAAACATTCTGCTCAATGGGTGCTTGAAGGGGATATCAAAGGTTGTTTTGATAATATCAACCATGATTGGCTACTGGCCAATATCCCAATGGATAAATCAATACTTAAGCAATTTCTTAAAGCAGGGTTTGTTTATAACCGACATCTGAATCCCAGTAAAGCAGGAACTCCACAAGGAGGTATCATATCCCCGATATTGGCAAATATGACCTTAGATGGCATTGAAAATGCAATAGCTGCTAAGTATCATACAAACATGAAGGGAACTATCAATAAAAGATATAACCTTCATAAAGTCAATTTCGTGAGATATGCAGACGATTTCATCGTCACCGCGGATTCAGAAGAAGTAGCTAAAGACGTTGCAGAATTGATTACATCATTCCTGAAGGAGAAGGGTCTGGAACTATCAACAGAGAAGACTCTTGTGTCCCATATAGATGATGGATTTGACTTCTTGGGCTGGAATTTCCGAAAATATAAAGGAAAACTTCTAATCAAGCCTTCCAGGAAATCCATTGATAAAATCACTAAGAATATTAATGATGTAATTAAGAAAGGTAAGGCCTGGTCACAGGAATCTCTCATCCGAAAGCTTAATCCAATTATCACCGGATGGGCTGTATATCACCAAACAGTTGTTTCTAAGGACGTATTCTCCAAACTTGATTACAGGTTGTGGAATATGCTCTGGACATGGGCTAAAAGGAGACATCCTGATAAATCCCATTGGTGGATTGCCAATAGATATTGGCATAGGGTTGGATCAAGGAATTGGGTATTTTCTACTGGAAGTTATGAACTCAAGCACGTCCCGGATACGAAGATTATCAGACATCCCGGTATAAAACGGGACAAGAACCCTTATCTAGATAAGGAATACTTCGAATGGCGAAGGGAGTATCTAAGAATTCGGAGAAAGGATAACTACCCCAAACCTAAGAATTTTGAGTTGATTGGAACAGGAAGTAATGTTGTTAGTTACTATATATACTAA
- the mtbC gene encoding dimethylamine corrinoid protein MtbC, translating into MFKELSDAVVTCKTDVVTAAVEKAKGEGIPPAEIIEKGLAVGMNEVGVLFERGKLFLPHVMMAAGAMEEGVKLLEADLPKDAVSKKLGVIVNGTVEGDVHDIGKSIVSTMLQSAGFEVHDIGRDVPLQDFLDKIKETGATMVGLSALMTTTLQGQRDVIEMLREQGMRDGIKVMVGGAPATQAWAEKIGADCYAENASEAVVKAKELLL; encoded by the coding sequence ATGTTCAAAGAACTTTCAGACGCTGTTGTCACATGTAAAACAGATGTTGTAACAGCAGCCGTTGAGAAAGCAAAGGGCGAGGGCATTCCACCTGCAGAGATCATTGAAAAAGGTCTTGCAGTCGGAATGAACGAGGTAGGCGTCCTTTTTGAAAGAGGTAAGTTATTCCTTCCTCACGTAATGATGGCAGCAGGCGCGATGGAAGAAGGTGTCAAGCTTCTTGAAGCAGATCTTCCAAAAGACGCTGTTAGCAAGAAACTCGGTGTAATCGTAAACGGTACCGTTGAAGGTGACGTCCACGACATCGGGAAATCTATTGTATCTACTATGCTCCAGTCCGCGGGTTTTGAAGTTCACGACATCGGAAGAGATGTTCCACTGCAGGACTTCCTCGATAAGATAAAGGAAACAGGTGCCACAATGGTAGGCCTTTCAGCTCTTATGACAACCACTCTTCAGGGACAGAGGGATGTCATTGAGATGCTCAGGGAACAGGGCATGAGAGATGGCATAAAAGTCATGGTAGGCGGTGCTCCTGCAACCCAGGCATGGGCTGAGAAGATCGGTGCAGACTGTTATGCAGAGAACGCAAGTGAAGCCGTTGTAAAAGCAAAGGAGCTTCTGCTTTAA
- a CDS encoding APC family permease, which yields MSKKTDASPGIDWEHGAQCAKNICDPQELERSIDWKQGLAIALGVPLLILPSIGYLTSYVWSFAIVIWGATVLLGFLQNFAFGELATVFPKASGLPGYTQTVFGSDKDKNNKGKFKFGKFIGGFSAWSYWFGWSPVLAIYAILISDYLQGMVPSLAGINSTLMALVVGGLIFGSLAIINSKGLKNGAAAGVILAAISLIPLLVITIAPFFTGDFQMANITSSWFPTDWSWDWEHILILLGLLAMAEWSAAAWETAAIYGPEYKKPNSDIPKALLVCGAICLVLYVLVQTSVIGALGVDGVLAEPISPMLPLANMSLGPIGASISIIMLIGAMLLIIQTAFLSSARSIYSMSVEGNLPSVLSKLNKHGHPMNAMLADAGFNMFLILLGTPTAILAASAIGYICANGISLYTYVKVRNDPELSKLDRPFKAPRGWKKVALATAILNTPFFLIGIIYLNSLELGWATTGVGFFMLCLFIPLWVYSQRERNRMPVASAVHREHGVFEPEPLPLEE from the coding sequence ATGAGCAAAAAAACGGATGCTTCCCCTGGAATTGATTGGGAACATGGTGCACAATGTGCTAAGAATATATGCGATCCTCAGGAACTCGAGAGGTCCATCGACTGGAAACAGGGTCTTGCAATAGCACTTGGTGTTCCTCTGCTTATCCTTCCTTCAATCGGATATCTTACAAGTTATGTATGGTCCTTTGCGATAGTAATATGGGGAGCCACTGTGCTTCTTGGTTTTTTACAGAACTTTGCATTCGGAGAACTGGCAACGGTTTTCCCAAAGGCATCGGGTCTTCCTGGTTATACCCAAACGGTCTTTGGTTCAGATAAAGATAAGAATAACAAAGGAAAGTTCAAGTTCGGTAAGTTCATCGGCGGTTTCAGTGCATGGAGTTACTGGTTCGGATGGAGTCCTGTCCTTGCTATCTACGCTATTCTTATCTCAGATTATCTTCAGGGAATGGTCCCCTCACTTGCAGGTATCAACTCAACACTTATGGCATTGGTCGTTGGAGGTTTAATCTTCGGTTCCCTTGCAATCATTAATTCAAAGGGACTCAAGAACGGAGCAGCAGCTGGAGTAATCTTAGCTGCTATTTCCCTGATACCTCTTCTGGTCATCACCATTGCACCCTTCTTTACAGGCGATTTCCAGATGGCAAACATCACAAGTTCATGGTTCCCTACAGACTGGAGCTGGGACTGGGAGCACATACTGATACTTCTCGGACTTCTGGCAATGGCTGAATGGAGTGCTGCTGCATGGGAAACTGCTGCAATTTATGGCCCTGAATACAAGAAGCCAAATTCAGATATACCAAAAGCACTGCTTGTTTGTGGAGCAATATGTCTTGTTCTTTACGTACTTGTACAGACATCCGTAATCGGTGCTCTTGGTGTAGACGGAGTTCTTGCAGAACCTATCTCACCAATGCTGCCACTGGCAAACATGTCACTTGGTCCGATCGGTGCATCCATTTCAATTATAATGTTGATTGGTGCAATGCTTCTGATTATCCAGACAGCTTTCCTTTCATCTGCACGTTCCATATATTCAATGTCAGTTGAAGGTAATCTGCCATCAGTTCTGAGTAAGTTGAACAAGCACGGACATCCAATGAACGCAATGCTTGCTGATGCAGGATTCAACATGTTCCTTATTCTTCTTGGAACACCAACAGCTATCCTTGCTGCTTCTGCAATTGGATATATTTGTGCCAACGGTATCAGCCTTTACACCTATGTAAAGGTCAGGAACGATCCTGAACTTTCTAAGCTGGACAGACCTTTTAAGGCTCCAAGGGGATGGAAAAAAGTTGCTCTGGCAACAGCCATACTGAACACTCCATTTTTCCTGATAGGTATAATCTACCTCAACAGCCTTGAACTTGGATGGGCAACCACCGGTGTAGGTTTCTTTATGCTCTGTCTCTTCATTCCACTCTGGGTGTACTCACAGCGTGAGAGGAACAGAATGCCTGTTGCCAGTGCAGTACACAGAGAACATGGTGTATTTGAACCAGAACCGCTTCCTCTGGAAGAATAA